The Coffea arabica cultivar ET-39 chromosome 9c, Coffea Arabica ET-39 HiFi, whole genome shotgun sequence nucleotide sequence caactaccaatggggttgagctcaatggtaacaatcatggtcgttggatactcgtccaaacgacaccaagtcaagtactttcatttcatgtaacattccaataacatgataaacaatgatataaggcatataagtgagagtgataaagtacaccctgacttcaatcaatatcgatGGTGCAGTAAACATTCAacgcatcaagttcaagtattaAAGCCATATAGAAACacacatgtgagtagtacactcaccaagcttgaaaatgatatttcatacacCTCCGTCAAAGGAGCGTCGTAAAccaccggcacgccctaaaacatgcaaacaagtacaatgagactcgataacgagtcataaaccaatgccaaatactaccaaaatagggttccataagcatacataagcattagaggaaaccagaaaaatccggaaatggggttaagtgttaacccaaaaaaaatagtttttgatatcattttgcggttttggcaccaaaagcactacgattatcggatgaaggtacaggacccaccgtttcgaagctaagagatagggctacagtgttgaagaaggtcactctgcccagtttcgagtgtaagcaggtcaaaaatgcaatatactacaccagaatcggaaaaacaggttcacaaaacgcattctggtGGAAATATcctaaatcaggctacctaagtccaaatccagtaattccaaagctatccaaaagctaagatacagggatacatttcatcagaagacctcaacaaccaattctgaagcattcccaaccaaattaaccaattacagtcgcagttctcaagttcgggtagaaacaggacagcaagggtaattccatcttttcacaagttatgctactccaattgacctgaaattttgcagacatttctaaaatatcatttcctacaactttcatgttttaacccaaggccaattcggcctctaactatgacctactgtgccgggcagaatgtataatcataaaaccctaactttccaaatttcttccaaaacagaaattgcttgcaattaaccactttttccaccttctagattccttaaataccatttccaatcattatacatgaccacataatcatattcatatgaaaacagaaaaatcaccaataattataagacttcaccaattcaaccaaaaatcaagatataatccataaaattgcatcttatactaccaccaatcatgaattaagcttcattagagggaggagaggggttcttcacaactcaccttagcaacacaagagagagagcaactagtaaTGAGGAGGGGCTCAAGGCTGCTCGAACTTCTAGCGCTCAAGTCATGCAAATACCAAGTGGTCCGATTACAAGAGCGCGTGTTAGAAGACttcaagaatcacttcaagctcttgtttgAACGATTCAAGAACGAGTTGGTGATGACTTGAGGACCATTGAAGGATTACATAATGGAGAAACTACTCTATACACTTTCCTTCAGGTGGAAGaatcaagtgaagactagttcgCGGATTACTAGCTTGTTAATTAGGGTTTTTAGTTaccattattagttgtttgttagtTGCTAGATATTAAGTTAATACAACTTGGACAAATCCacccttaatgaagggcaagATCGTCCAGTGGACAttctagggttttgagtcttgtaaggctatatatatagcctaggtatTCATTCACAAAAAGATAATTcggatttttataaaatattcgtgagtttattcactctctcttgcctcaagagaatttcctttgaataattgagaattaatctcaagttgttcatcgaacttatcaatcaagtagtctccttgattgtggcgttcttctatctatacttttggttcactaaatttgctagtcttgggttaaggaGCATCCTTAGTTCGTGACTTGtaattctagaagggtcaaagttccgcgaTTCAATTCAACTTGGTGTTCGCCTAGATCCGTCGCACATCAGTTGGTAttcagagctagtcgacgacatcaagtatatcccgtTGAGTTTGTTCGTAAGCTTTCTAGTAAATTTTATCTTGCAAAACTGGTCGTGTCTCTCTTTGTGTCAAGTCCgattattattacaaaaaaaaaaaaaaattctgtccgccTTTGTTTGTTCTTGTTGCGTCGCTCTTTGTGTCCTTTTTGCTTCGTGTCCACTTCGTGCATTACTTGGTGCgtgaatttttcttgaaatcTACCTTCAAGTGTAGCCGTGTTTTGTTCCTTGCATATTCtgtttaaatatcaaaaaaaaaaaatttcgacgGCGAGggttttcacttgcaactaGGCTTTCCTTGGGCGCAAGtcttgccaaatctgtccaaactttagtttaCTCCACCAAGTTGTTCTAGTTAatttcctaaactgattttgTGGTTAAACTTGTTTGGGGTGGAATCTTGAAGAGGGGCTACACTAATCTaggatttcttgaagttcttgtaaACTATCTAAGAGGTCCTTGTAACTCTTGGGAGATTCTTCTTAGCCTTGGAGAATTAGGGTTGCGAGTTGGAAATTGACCTttatttctggaaattttactCCCAAAGCAGCCGAGTAGTTGAGTTATTctttaagtcaaaaaaaaaaggaaaacgaaaaggaaaagagaaaaggcattcgggtagcaaacaacaaagaaggaagccgcacttttatttgccaaattctgtcttgttgcaattgttccaacaaaccagaaaattacatcaagaaaagaatactcaaaagttttgaccaacttcctcttgaaaatcttgagcaccttgagccttgatcacttgtatcACCCGTTGAGATTTTTGAGGATCTTGAtcatcttgattcttgaagacTTGCACCTCCCTTcgtataaaaagtttcttgtacgtccttgcatccatacggggcttCCTTGGCTTAGGAGTAAACCTCTTGGGAATTTCTTGAGCAGGCCTGGGGAATTCTTGAGTGACGTCGCTTGTATCATCTTGTGAAGCCATTGATTAGAACCAAGCGTCAAAACTGTCCTTGTGTGGAGCAAAGAGGAGGGGGCCGAATTGTTTGTTCTTGAGagagtaagggacgaaaaatttGGGGGGCAAGGGTCGGCTTTAAGAAgaggaaattttggaaaattttagaggttaggaagctaccaaatctggaaaatttttaggAAGTTCTAGTCGACTTTGAGAGGGATTTAAGAAgaggaaattttggaaaattttagaggttaggaagctaccaaatctggaaaatttttaggAAGTTCTAGCCGACTTTGAGAGGGATTTAAGAAGAGGAATTCTGGAAGATTTTAGAGGTTAGGAAactaccaaatctggaaaatttttaagGCAGTCCTTGCCAACTTTAGGGAGATTTCCAAAGAGGTTCTACACCTAACTTGATTCCAaaattcaattaggaaactaagtaaaacacTTGGGAAATTCCACCATTGCACTTGgacattttctcttttttttgaacatcatttttttttctttctttattccATCCCTTGTCAAATTCGTTACTTGAGCTTTCCGTTTCTACTCTTGTTCTTTGTTCCTTTGGTACAAGTGGGTACTATTTGATTAAGGTTTGATTGACCTTCTTTGagaaaaatttctgatttcttcaaaggaaacaaTCAACTGGCTTGAGAAGTGAATTGGTGAagagcattagagtgacatAAGCACTGACGTGAAAACACTAGAGGAGTGAAATACTTAAGGGAGCGAGTGAGGCCTTTTCTCCTAacaatttgtcaagttttgcAAGTTTCACCATGTGTCAGGAAAATGAACTTACCATTGCTCAATTATCACttaaaatggatgctatgtggaaAGATATGCAAAGGAGATTTGACCAAAGGCTGGAAACAATCCATGAGCAGATTGATCAACTAACTTCATCTAAAGCCTCTTCTAGGAAATCTAGGAGACAACCTATCCTGGATGAATCTAGTGACTCCAATGCCGATTCGGAACATGAGGCATATGAGCAAGGAAGACCGAGGCGAAACAAGAAAGCAATTGGTGATGCAATCAAAGGGATTAAGATGAAGATTTCtccgttccaaggcaaatctgatcCGGATACGTACCTTGAATGGGAGAGTCGAGTAGAACTAGTATTCGATTGTAATGACTACACCGATGCACAAAAATTGAGACTTGCCGTagtcgaattcaccgactatgcCATAGTTTGGTGGGAACAAGTGGTTACAAGCAGGAGAAGGTGTGGTGAACTACCTATAACCACTTGGACTGAGCTCAAGAGGCTTATGAAGAGGCGATTTGTGCCAAGTCACTACCATAGAGACTTGTACCAAAAACTTCAAACCTTGACTCAAGGTCAACGGTCAGttgaggactactacaaggacATGGAAATCTCCATGTTGAGAGCtgatattcaagaagatagagAGGCTACAATGGCAAGATTTCTCAATGGTCTGAGGGTTGAAATAGCCGATCAACTGGAGCTTCAATACTATGTGGAGATAGAAAATATGGTGGAGAAGGCTATCAAGattgagcaaaggctcaagaggaggggtacaacCACAAATTATAACCCTCATCCACAAACATTTCCTCGTCCATTCCAGCCTAGAAGGGAAGAGAGAGGGTCGAATGCTTGGACCACTCCAAAGCCGAAGCACGATCAAAGGTCAAGCTCACGGCCGCCTTTTTCAAAAACCGACTCCAAGGTTGTGTCAAAATCAACAATTGAAACTTCAAAACCTAGGAATCGTGACACCAAATGTTGGAGGTGTCAAGGAGTTGGATATATTGCAAGCCAATGTCCAAATCCAAGGACCATGCTTGTACTACCAAATGGAGACATTGTCACTGATGACGAAGAGGAGGAGTACAAAGACATGCCTCCCTTGGTTGACGAGGAAGATGAGATAGAGGAAGTGCCAACTCAAGACAAAGTTGGATTGGTAGCAAGAAGGGCACTAGCTACTCAAGCTAGTAAAGATGAGCTTCAACGTGACAACATCTTTTACACCAGGTGCCATGTGACCAACAAGGTATGCAGCTTAGTGATTGACCCAGGGAGTTGCACTAATGTTGCTAGTgcattgatggtggagaaactaaaCTTGCCAACTAGTGAACACCCCCGTCCCTATAAACTTCAATGGTTAAACAACAGTGGAGAGGTCCATGTTCATAAACAAGTTTTAGTTACATTCCGCATTGGTAGGTACGAAGATGATGTTATGTGTGATGTGGTACCAATGCAAGCTGCACATGTACTCTTAGGGcgtccttggcaatttgacaaaagagtcacttttgacggtttcttgaacaaatactctttcatgcataattgtaaaaagattacacttgcacctcttacatctcaacaagtgcatgaggaTCAAGTAAGTCTACAAAAAGAGTATGACCTGCATGCTTCCACCAAGAAGGAAAACGCCAAAGCTAAGAAATTAGAGTTGGCCAACCCTTCTTCAAGCAAATTGGATCACTCCTATTCGACCATAGAGCCCATACAGGAGAGAAAACCCAGCATGCTTGccaaggtgaaaaatgtgagAAAGGCCTTGCATTCTAACCAGGTTTTGTTTATTCTATTTGGCAAGGAATCCTTACTCACTAATGCTCTTGATGCTTCTTTGCCTAGTATTATTACTAACCTCTTACAGGAGTATCAAGACGTCTTTCCTGAGGATATACCTAATGGTTTGCCTCCATTAaggggaattgaacatcaaattgatttcattcctggATCTTCCCTTCCAAACAAGGCACCATATAGGACTAATCCTGAGGAAACCAAGGAGCAACAACGACAAGTGGAGGAGTTGCTTAGTAAGGGTTGGATTCACGAGAGTCTAAGCCCCTGTGCTGTCCCAGTTCTACTTGttccaaagaaagatggaggatgGAGAATGTGCACTGATTGTAGGGCAATTAATGCCATAACGGTAAAGTACCGCCATCCCATACCTCGTTtggatgacatgcttgatgaattacatggtgctatcatttttactaagattgatttgaaaagtggttaccatCAAATTCGCATGAAAGAATgagatgaatggaaaactgcatttaaaaaaaacatggtctttatgagtggttggtcatgccttttgggctaACCAATGCACCAAGTACTTTTATGAGACTAATGAATCATGTTTTACGTTCTTTCATTGGTAAATTTGTGGTCggttactttgatgacattttgatctATAGTAGGAGTCTAGATGAGCATGTTGTGCATTTACAAATGGTCCTAGATGCACTTCGCAAGGCGAGCCTctacgctaaccttaagaagtgtacCTTTGGCACAAATCAATTGGTTTTCCTAGGCTATGTTGTAAGTGAGCAGGGAATTCATGTTGATCAAGAAAAGGTGAAGGCTATTAGTGAATGGCCAACCCCTACCAATGTAAGTGAGGTGAGAAGTTTCCATGACTTGGCAAGCTTCTATAGGCGTTTTGTCAAGGATTTTAGCACAATTGCTGCCCCACTTACGTCAATTGTCAAGAAAGATGTGCAATTTCATTGGGGAGAGGAACaagctaagtctttccaattacttaaacacaagctcacacatgcacctgttcttagtttacctaattttaacaaagcttttgaagtagagtgtgatgcctctggtataggtattggagctgttttACTCCAAGAGGGTCGCCCGATTGCCTACTTTAGCGAGAAGTTGAATGGAGCTGCTCTAAACTACTCAACCTATGATAAGGAACTAATGGCCTTAGTGCGAGCTCTACAAACATGGCAACATTACCTTCGCCCTCGTGAGTTTGTCTTGCACACAGATCATGAGTCGCTCAAGCACATCAAGTCCCAAGACAAGTTGAGTAAGCGACATGCGAGATGGATTACCTTCATTGACAGTTTTACCTTTGTGATCAAATACAAGACAGGTAAGACGAATGTTGTGGCTGATGCACTCTCACGAAggtatgcacttatcactacattagatgctaagttgcttggtTTTGAATTTCTTAAAGATCTTTATGCCACTGACTCAgattttggtgagatttttGTCTCCTTGCCACGACACTCTCGTGAGCACTATTTCATCTCTCAGGGGTTCTTATACTACAAGGACAAGCTTTGCATTCCCAAGAGCTCCATGCGCACACTCcttgatacgaaccaagagacaccattgcgaactattcgagttcccctaggacccgtaactcgagcacgagctaagaagatgagggaggaactccaaggacttgttcatgagatacaaggccaagaaattgtccccaaggtcattgaggggcttgagcatgaaggaatgaaagtcatccatgtagtgcacgtcaaagagaaccatgtgtgacccttctctagtcacatttgctgttttagttaagtcattgtaataagggtttaatagtccatagccttgctttatttacctaagcgatgacctcataaggtcatttacctaagcgatgacctcataaggttgtttacctaagggatgacctcataaggtttggtcaagcctataattgttagtcttagtcaagaccacaactctagactagttccacatttagttgttcatctctatgtaaggctataaatagcccacacttccaatggtttaggcattcaatcaataaatcagattttgagagttttcttggtttctccaagggttcttgaataccttagaatttctctaggtgttcgtgacttatcaatctagaatcgcactaggttgtggcgtcttctaccattataccaaggttcgttaaccacgtgattaacgggttgaggtcatccgcttcgaacttggtgtcctcttgtcgatcctgaagctaatcttttacgggtttcgtcacaaggttggcgacgttcgtatcagttggtaatcagagctaattaagaggtatcacgttatatcctttttttttatttgcttttcgagtcaagttgtcgaaaattctgttttcgtgttctaagttgctatccgcaatttccagatttgttacttcgtgttcttgcgttatttt carries:
- the LOC140014138 gene encoding uncharacterized protein, whose amino-acid sequence is MDAMWKDMQRRFDQRLETIHEQIDQLTSSKASSRKSRRQPILDESSDSNADSEHEAYEQGRPRRNKKAIGDAIKGIKMKISPFQGKSDPDTYLEWESRVELVFDCNDYTDAQKLRLAVVEFTDYAIVWWEQVVTSRRRCGELPITTWTELKRLMKRRFVPSHYHRDLYQKLQTLTQGQRSVEDYYKDMEISMLRADIQEDREATMARFLNGLRVEIADQLELQYYVEIENMVEKAIKIEQRLKRRGTTTNYNPHPQTFPRPFQPRREERGSNAWTTPKPKHDQRSSSRPPFSKTDSKVVSKSTIETSKPRNRDTKCWRCQGVGYIASQCPNPRTMLVLPNGDIVTDDEEEEYKDMPPLVDEEDEIEEVPTQDKVGLVARRALATQASKDELQRDNIFYTRCHVTNKVCSLVIDPGSCTNVASALMVEKLNLPTSEHPRPYKLQWLNNSGEVHVHKQVLVTFRIGRYEDDVMCDVVPMQAAHEYQDVFPEDIPNGLPPLRGIEHQIDFIPGSSLPNKAPYRTNPEETKEQQRQVEELLSKGWIHESLSPCAVPVLLVPKKDGGWRMCTDCIGAVLLQEGRPIAYFSEKLNGAALNYSTYDKELMALVRALQTWQHYLRPREFVLHTDHESLKHIKSQDKLSKRHARWITFIDSFTFVIKYKTGKTNVVADALSRRFW